From Phragmites australis chromosome 5, lpPhrAust1.1, whole genome shotgun sequence, a single genomic window includes:
- the LOC133918727 gene encoding potassium channel KAT1-like isoform X2 — translation MPCCFPRKHIYREQASTPSAHRLEWQRTEKQRMTQAHSKSCFQQFWDGVQVKRSSDSFSIELLPSLGATINHSNKLQKFTVSPYDPRYRYWELFLIVLVIYSAWICPFELAFLRDLPSKLLLAENIVNSFFAIDIVLTFFVAYVDSKTHLLVDDRKRIAVRYLSTWFIFDVCSTAPFQPISLLFTRKGNDLAFKILNMLRLWRLHRVSSLFARLEKDIRFNYFWTRCSKLISVTLFAVHCAGCFNYMIADRYPNPEKTWIGAVMPTFRSESLWTRYVTALYWSITTLTTTGYGDLHAENPREMLFDICYMLFNLGLTAYLIGNMTNLVVHGTSRTQQFRDSIQAASEFAARHQLPEKIKQQMLSHFCLQFKTEGLNQQAMLNGLPKGIRASIAYNLFFPIIRQIYLFHGVSNNFIAELVMEVQVEYFPPNEDIMLQNEGGADIYVIASGAVNMITTVNGNEQVYRKVADGDMFGEIGALCDIPQPFTYRTAELSQLLRISKTRLTEIIHEHSEDGHIVMNNLFQKLKLQECLPELNQPDRRFMGKYELFRVPQEAWLLPQPFLQYPEQKSEDLSKNAPTFGGDNGSTKLGVETIQLRMPQQERSHDESNCNYGATDGMEINCGTKISTEDFCIQIKSEDCGTASSWQTSHESVQLGSSHSTSEGITRSRNRDSSSIKAANKRVTIHAYPHNATNSLVQNGKLINLPGSLEELFEIGSQKFSGFDPTKLM, via the exons ATGCCCTGTTGTTTTCCTCGTAAG catatatatagagagcaAGCCTCCACACCTTCTGCACACAGACTTGAGTGGCAAAGAACAGAAAAGCAAAGAATGACTCAAGCTCATTCGAAGTCATGCTTCCAACAATTCTGGGATGGAGTTCAAGTTAAGAGGAGCAGTGACAGCTTCAGCATCGAGCTTCTGCCATCTCTTGGTGCAACAATAAATCACTCGAACAAGCTGCAGAAGTTTACTGTATCTCCATATGATCCACGTTATAG ATACTGGGAGCTGTTCCTTATAGTCCTAGTTATTTACTCCGCCTGGATTTGCCCGTTTGAACTAGCATTCTTGAGGGACTTACCCTCTAAGCTTTTGCTAGCTGAGAACATTGTCAATAGCTTCTTTGCGATTGATATTGTTTTGACATTCTTTGTAGCTTATGTCGACAGCAAAACACATCTTCTTGTGGATGATCGAAAGAGAATTGCAGTAAG GTACCTATCGACTTGGTTCATCTTTGATGTATGTTCAACAGCTCCATTTCAACCAATAAGCCTTCTCTTTACACGCAAGGGAAATGACCTGGCTTTTAAGATACTCAATATGCTCAGGCTGTGGCGTCTTCACCGAGTCAGTTCGCTGTTTGCCAG GCTGGAGAAGGATATAAGATTCAACTATTTCTGGACTAGGTGCTCAAAACTTATTTCT GTTACCCTATTTGCGGTGCATTGTGCGGGATGTTTCAACTACATGATTGCCGACAGATATCCCAATCCAGAGAAAACATGGATAGGTGCTGTTATGCCTACTTTCAGATCGGAGAGCTTATGGACTAGATATGTTACTGCACTTTACTGGTCCATTACAACACTGACAACAACGGGTTACGGGGACCTACATGCTGAGAACCCAAGAGAGATGCTGTTTGATATCTGCTATATGCTGTTTAATCTGGGTCTGACAGCTTATCTCATTGGCAATATGACCAACCTGGTTGTTCATGGGACCAGCCGCACCCAGCAATTT AGGGACTCAATCCAAGCGGCTTCAGAATTCGCAGCACGACATCAGCTGCCCGAGAAGATAAAGCAGCAAATGTTATCTCACTTCTGCCTACAGTTCAAGACAGAGGGGCTCAACCAGCAAGCCATGTTAAATGGTCTCCCAAAAGGAATTCGGGCAAGCATAGCATACAACTTATTCTTTCCGATCATACGTCAAATCTACCTCTTTCATGGAGTCTCCAACAATTTCATAGCAGAATTG GTAATGGAAGTGCAGGTTGAGTATTTCCCGCCAAATGAAGACATAATGTTGCAGAACGAAGGAGGAGCAGATATTTACGTCATAGCTTCAGGAGCAGTG AATATGATAACGACAGTAAATGGGAATGAACAG GTATACAGAAAAGTTGCAGATGGAGATATGTTTGGAGAGATTGGTGCTCTATGTGACATACCCCAGCCATTTACTTACCGCACAGCTGAACTGTCACAGCTCTTGAGAATAAGCAAGACAAGACTAACAGAGATCATTCATGAACACAGCGAAGACGGTCATATTGTAATGAACAATCTATTCCAG AAGCTGAAGTTGCAGGAATGTTTACCTGAATTGAATCAACCCGATCGAAGATTCATGGGCAAGTATGAGCTATTCCGTGTTCCTCAAGAAGCATGGCTGTTACCACAGCCATTCCTACAATACCCAGAGCAGAAAAGTGAGGATCTTAGTAAGAACGCCCCAACCTTTGGAGGCGATAATGGTTCGACAAAATTAGGTGTGGAAACAATCCAACTGAGGATGCCACAGCAAGAAAGAAGTCATGACGAATCAAATTGCAATTATGGGGCAACAGATGGGATGGAGATTAACTGTGGGACCAAAATAAGTACTGAAGATTTCTGCATTCAGATAAAATCTGAAGACTGTGGTACAGCAAGCAGTTGGCAAACAAGCCATGAATCGGTGCAGCTGGGCTCTTCTCACAGTACATCAGAAGGTATAACAAGGAGCAGAAATCGAGATTCTAGTTCCATAAAAGCGGCAAACAAAAGAGTTACAATTCATGCATATCCTCATAACGCAACAAATTCTTTAGTACAGAATGGAAAGCTTATCAATCTGCCTGGTTCATTGGAGGAGCTTTTTGAAATTGGCA GTCAGAAGTTTTCAGGTTTCGATCCAACAAAATTG ATGTAG
- the LOC133918727 gene encoding potassium channel KAT1-like isoform X1, with amino-acid sequence MPCCFPRKHIYREQASTPSAHRLEWQRTEKQRMTQAHSKSCFQQFWDGVQVKRSSDSFSIELLPSLGATINHSNKLQKFTVSPYDPRYRYWELFLIVLVIYSAWICPFELAFLRDLPSKLLLAENIVNSFFAIDIVLTFFVAYVDSKTHLLVDDRKRIAVRYLSTWFIFDVCSTAPFQPISLLFTRKGNDLAFKILNMLRLWRLHRVSSLFARLEKDIRFNYFWTRCSKLISVTLFAVHCAGCFNYMIADRYPNPEKTWIGAVMPTFRSESLWTRYVTALYWSITTLTTTGYGDLHAENPREMLFDICYMLFNLGLTAYLIGNMTNLVVHGTSRTQQFRDSIQAASEFAARHQLPEKIKQQMLSHFCLQFKTEGLNQQAMLNGLPKGIRASIAYNLFFPIIRQIYLFHGVSNNFIAELVMEVQVEYFPPNEDIMLQNEGGADIYVIASGAVNMITTVNGNEQVYRKVADGDMFGEIGALCDIPQPFTYRTAELSQLLRISKTRLTEIIHEHSEDGHIVMNNLFQKLKLQECLPELNQPDRRFMGKYELFRVPQEAWLLPQPFLQYPEQKSEDLSKNAPTFGGDNGSTKLGVETIQLRMPQQERSHDESNCNYGATDGMEINCGTKISTEDFCIQIKSEDCGTASSWQTSHESVQLGSSHSTSEGITRSRNRDSSSIKAANKRVTIHAYPHNATNSLVQNGKLINLPGSLEELFEIGSQKFSGFDPTKLVSRDYAEIDDISVIRDGDHLFLIQM; translated from the exons ATGCCCTGTTGTTTTCCTCGTAAG catatatatagagagcaAGCCTCCACACCTTCTGCACACAGACTTGAGTGGCAAAGAACAGAAAAGCAAAGAATGACTCAAGCTCATTCGAAGTCATGCTTCCAACAATTCTGGGATGGAGTTCAAGTTAAGAGGAGCAGTGACAGCTTCAGCATCGAGCTTCTGCCATCTCTTGGTGCAACAATAAATCACTCGAACAAGCTGCAGAAGTTTACTGTATCTCCATATGATCCACGTTATAG ATACTGGGAGCTGTTCCTTATAGTCCTAGTTATTTACTCCGCCTGGATTTGCCCGTTTGAACTAGCATTCTTGAGGGACTTACCCTCTAAGCTTTTGCTAGCTGAGAACATTGTCAATAGCTTCTTTGCGATTGATATTGTTTTGACATTCTTTGTAGCTTATGTCGACAGCAAAACACATCTTCTTGTGGATGATCGAAAGAGAATTGCAGTAAG GTACCTATCGACTTGGTTCATCTTTGATGTATGTTCAACAGCTCCATTTCAACCAATAAGCCTTCTCTTTACACGCAAGGGAAATGACCTGGCTTTTAAGATACTCAATATGCTCAGGCTGTGGCGTCTTCACCGAGTCAGTTCGCTGTTTGCCAG GCTGGAGAAGGATATAAGATTCAACTATTTCTGGACTAGGTGCTCAAAACTTATTTCT GTTACCCTATTTGCGGTGCATTGTGCGGGATGTTTCAACTACATGATTGCCGACAGATATCCCAATCCAGAGAAAACATGGATAGGTGCTGTTATGCCTACTTTCAGATCGGAGAGCTTATGGACTAGATATGTTACTGCACTTTACTGGTCCATTACAACACTGACAACAACGGGTTACGGGGACCTACATGCTGAGAACCCAAGAGAGATGCTGTTTGATATCTGCTATATGCTGTTTAATCTGGGTCTGACAGCTTATCTCATTGGCAATATGACCAACCTGGTTGTTCATGGGACCAGCCGCACCCAGCAATTT AGGGACTCAATCCAAGCGGCTTCAGAATTCGCAGCACGACATCAGCTGCCCGAGAAGATAAAGCAGCAAATGTTATCTCACTTCTGCCTACAGTTCAAGACAGAGGGGCTCAACCAGCAAGCCATGTTAAATGGTCTCCCAAAAGGAATTCGGGCAAGCATAGCATACAACTTATTCTTTCCGATCATACGTCAAATCTACCTCTTTCATGGAGTCTCCAACAATTTCATAGCAGAATTG GTAATGGAAGTGCAGGTTGAGTATTTCCCGCCAAATGAAGACATAATGTTGCAGAACGAAGGAGGAGCAGATATTTACGTCATAGCTTCAGGAGCAGTG AATATGATAACGACAGTAAATGGGAATGAACAG GTATACAGAAAAGTTGCAGATGGAGATATGTTTGGAGAGATTGGTGCTCTATGTGACATACCCCAGCCATTTACTTACCGCACAGCTGAACTGTCACAGCTCTTGAGAATAAGCAAGACAAGACTAACAGAGATCATTCATGAACACAGCGAAGACGGTCATATTGTAATGAACAATCTATTCCAG AAGCTGAAGTTGCAGGAATGTTTACCTGAATTGAATCAACCCGATCGAAGATTCATGGGCAAGTATGAGCTATTCCGTGTTCCTCAAGAAGCATGGCTGTTACCACAGCCATTCCTACAATACCCAGAGCAGAAAAGTGAGGATCTTAGTAAGAACGCCCCAACCTTTGGAGGCGATAATGGTTCGACAAAATTAGGTGTGGAAACAATCCAACTGAGGATGCCACAGCAAGAAAGAAGTCATGACGAATCAAATTGCAATTATGGGGCAACAGATGGGATGGAGATTAACTGTGGGACCAAAATAAGTACTGAAGATTTCTGCATTCAGATAAAATCTGAAGACTGTGGTACAGCAAGCAGTTGGCAAACAAGCCATGAATCGGTGCAGCTGGGCTCTTCTCACAGTACATCAGAAGGTATAACAAGGAGCAGAAATCGAGATTCTAGTTCCATAAAAGCGGCAAACAAAAGAGTTACAATTCATGCATATCCTCATAACGCAACAAATTCTTTAGTACAGAATGGAAAGCTTATCAATCTGCCTGGTTCATTGGAGGAGCTTTTTGAAATTGGCA GTCAGAAGTTTTCAGGTTTCGATCCAACAAAATTGGTCAGTAGAGACTATGCTGAAATAGATGACATCAGTGTTATTCGAGATGGTGACCATCTATTCCTTATTCAGATGTAG